From Rhizobium favelukesii, the proteins below share one genomic window:
- a CDS encoding ABC transporter ATP-binding protein, which translates to MTDTPAIELVGIDKKFGAVHANKDINLTVAKGTIHGIIGENGAGKSTLMSIIYGFYHADSGEIRVNGNPVTIKDSQAAIATGIGMVHQHFMLVDNFTVLENIMLGAEGGALLAKGVSSARAELRRLEKDYGLEVNPDALIEELPVGLQQRVEILKAMYRGAEILILDEPTGVLTPAEADHLFKILRVLRDQGKTVILITHKLREIMAITDTVSVMRRGEMVATRKTSETTVEELAELMVGRRVLLRVQKGEANPGKVILSVRSLTVKDNRGVIMVDNVSFDVRAGEIVGIAGVAGNGQSELLEAIAGIRKPHSGEIFLDGQTIDKADPARLRELGLAHIPEDRHHMGLVLKFEEYENSVLGYHRNPDYSKGPLLDLDAIRKDAMEKIEKYDIRPPNPRLKTANFSGGNQQKIVVAREIERDPTALIIGQPTRGVDIGAIEFIHRRIIEMRDQGKAILLVSVELDEIRALSDRILVMFAGHVVGEKTPDAGEQTLGLMMAGIAA; encoded by the coding sequence GTGACAGACACGCCCGCTATCGAACTTGTGGGCATCGACAAGAAATTCGGTGCCGTTCACGCCAACAAAGACATCAATCTTACCGTCGCCAAGGGTACGATTCACGGCATCATCGGGGAAAACGGTGCCGGGAAATCGACCTTGATGTCGATCATCTACGGTTTCTACCATGCCGATAGCGGTGAGATTCGCGTCAACGGCAATCCCGTGACCATTAAGGACAGCCAGGCTGCGATCGCCACCGGGATCGGTATGGTGCACCAGCACTTCATGCTGGTCGACAATTTCACGGTGCTCGAAAACATCATGCTTGGGGCCGAGGGCGGTGCGCTGCTCGCCAAGGGAGTCTCTTCTGCGCGGGCCGAGCTGCGGCGCCTGGAAAAGGACTACGGCCTCGAGGTCAATCCCGATGCGTTGATCGAAGAGCTTCCGGTCGGGTTGCAGCAACGCGTGGAAATCCTCAAGGCCATGTACCGCGGCGCCGAGATCCTCATTCTTGACGAGCCGACGGGCGTGCTGACGCCGGCCGAAGCCGACCATCTGTTCAAAATCCTTCGCGTCCTGCGCGACCAAGGCAAGACCGTCATTCTGATCACCCACAAGCTGCGCGAGATCATGGCGATCACCGACACCGTTTCCGTCATGCGCCGCGGCGAGATGGTGGCGACCCGCAAGACATCCGAGACGACCGTCGAGGAACTGGCCGAGCTGATGGTCGGCCGCCGCGTCCTGCTGCGTGTTCAGAAGGGTGAGGCCAATCCTGGCAAGGTGATCCTGTCGGTCCGCAGCCTCACGGTTAAGGACAATCGCGGCGTCATCATGGTCGACAACGTGTCCTTCGATGTCCGCGCCGGCGAGATTGTCGGCATTGCTGGCGTCGCCGGCAACGGGCAGTCCGAATTGCTGGAGGCGATTGCCGGCATCCGCAAGCCGCATTCCGGCGAAATCTTCCTCGACGGGCAAACGATCGACAAAGCCGATCCGGCGCGCTTGCGCGAGCTTGGCCTTGCCCATATTCCGGAAGACCGGCATCACATGGGGCTGGTGCTGAAGTTCGAGGAATACGAGAACTCCGTTCTCGGCTACCACCGCAATCCTGACTACAGCAAAGGCCCGCTGCTCGATCTCGACGCGATCCGCAAGGACGCCATGGAGAAGATCGAGAAATACGACATCCGTCCGCCGAACCCGCGGCTGAAGACCGCGAACTTCTCCGGCGGCAACCAGCAGAAGATCGTCGTGGCGCGCGAGATCGAGCGCGATCCGACGGCGCTGATCATCGGCCAGCCGACGCGCGGCGTCGATATCGGCGCCATCGAATTCATCCATCGCCGGATCATCGAGATGCGCGACCAAGGCAAGGCGATCCTGCTTGTCTCCGTCGAGCTTGACGAAATCCGCGCCCTTTCAGACCGTATCCTTGTCATGTTTGCCGGCCATGTCGTCGGCGAGAAGACGCCCGATGCCGGTGAACAGACCCTCGGCCTGATGATGGCCGGCATTGCCGCGTGA
- a CDS encoding BMP family lipoprotein, with amino-acid sequence MKKSLLTLLAVAAMSTTALAADVKPALVYGTGGKFDKSFNEAAYNGAEKFKKETGIAYRDFEPTGDTQGEQAIRNFASRGFNPVIAVSFAWTSAIEKVAAEFPDTKFVIVDAVVDKPNVRSVVYKEEEGSFLVGTLAGLASKTGKVGFVGGMDIPLIRKFECGYEQGARSVKADVEVFQNMTGTTGAAWNDPVRGGELTKNQIDQGADVIYAAAGATGLGVLQTAADNKKLSIGVDSNQNHLHPGSVLTSMVKRVDLAVYNGFSDVKGDKFTAGVQALGVKEDGVAAAVDDNNKALITPEMQAALDKAREGIIAGTIKVHDYTTDNACPK; translated from the coding sequence ATGAAAAAATCCCTTCTGACTCTCCTGGCCGTGGCTGCCATGTCCACGACGGCGCTCGCCGCCGACGTCAAGCCGGCGCTCGTCTACGGTACCGGCGGGAAGTTCGATAAGTCCTTTAACGAAGCAGCCTATAATGGCGCCGAGAAGTTCAAGAAGGAAACGGGGATCGCTTATCGCGACTTCGAGCCGACCGGCGACACCCAGGGCGAACAGGCAATCCGCAACTTCGCAAGCCGTGGCTTCAACCCGGTTATCGCCGTCTCCTTCGCCTGGACCTCGGCCATCGAGAAGGTCGCGGCTGAATTTCCCGACACAAAGTTCGTCATCGTTGACGCCGTCGTCGACAAACCGAACGTCCGTTCCGTCGTCTACAAGGAAGAAGAAGGTTCCTTCCTCGTTGGCACACTTGCTGGCCTCGCTTCGAAGACCGGCAAGGTCGGCTTCGTCGGCGGCATGGACATTCCGCTGATCCGCAAGTTCGAATGCGGCTACGAGCAGGGCGCACGCTCCGTCAAGGCTGATGTCGAAGTGTTCCAGAACATGACCGGCACGACGGGGGCTGCTTGGAATGACCCGGTACGTGGTGGCGAACTCACCAAGAACCAGATTGATCAGGGCGCGGACGTCATCTACGCGGCAGCGGGCGCAACCGGCCTCGGCGTCTTGCAGACGGCTGCCGACAACAAGAAACTCTCGATCGGCGTCGATAGCAACCAGAACCACCTTCACCCGGGCTCCGTCCTGACCTCGATGGTCAAGCGTGTTGACCTCGCAGTCTACAACGGTTTCAGCGATGTCAAGGGTGACAAGTTCACGGCCGGCGTCCAGGCGCTCGGCGTCAAGGAGGACGGCGTTGCCGCTGCCGTCGACGACAACAACAAGGCGCTGATCACGCCGGAAATGCAGGCTGCGCTCGACAAGGCCAGGGAAGGCATCATCGCGGGAACCATCAAGGTTCACGACTACACGACGGACAACGCTTGCCCGAAGTGA
- a CDS encoding CopG family ribbon-helix-helix protein gives MASPTSLKLDDELKGRVQHLAEVRRRSSHWIMREAIEQYVEREEKREALRSETLNAWDEFQETGLHVTGDEVEKWLSTWGTDDERAPPECHK, from the coding sequence ATGGCATCTCCTACCTCGCTCAAGCTCGATGACGAACTGAAAGGCCGAGTCCAACACTTGGCCGAAGTCCGTCGCCGCTCGTCTCACTGGATCATGCGTGAGGCGATTGAGCAATATGTGGAACGTGAAGAGAAACGGGAGGCGCTGCGGAGTGAAACACTCAACGCCTGGGATGAATTTCAGGAAACCGGCCTGCACGTGACTGGCGATGAGGTCGAAAAATGGCTTTCGACCTGGGGAACCGACGACGAGCGCGCTCCACCTGAATGCCACAAATAA
- a CDS encoding type II toxin-antitoxin system RelE/ParE family toxin, with translation MPQIIFSPAAVRDLERLREFLRPKNPLAAKRAGETILKGLRALGAHPYMGRLVEDLPDQYREWLIDFGDSGYLARYRIDEDILTVLAVRHQKEVGF, from the coding sequence ATGCCACAAATAATCTTCTCCCCGGCCGCCGTTCGTGACCTTGAAAGACTTCGGGAATTCTTGCGGCCGAAAAATCCCCTGGCGGCAAAGCGAGCGGGTGAAACTATTCTCAAGGGCCTACGGGCACTTGGCGCACATCCTTACATGGGCCGCCTCGTTGAGGATCTGCCTGATCAGTATCGGGAATGGCTCATTGATTTCGGTGACAGCGGATATCTTGCGCGCTACCGTATCGATGAGGATATCTTGACGGTCCTCGCCGTGCGCCATCAGAAAGAGGTTGGCTTTTGA
- a CDS encoding IS5 family transposase, translating to MGKPRERRETGEQDLFRSRLDQIINMKHELVRLAQAIDWPVLEARFGTVYSDGAGMPPLPTRLMAGLAILKHTFSLSDEALCERWVENPYFQYLCGEEFFRHDLSFDRSSMTRWRQRMGEERIAALLQESLAVAVKTGAMKPQDTRQVIVDTTVQPKNVMFPTDAKLIHRARERLVRLAKKMGLDLRQTYLRVGKFALIQYQRYAHAKQFKRAGKALRKLKTYLGRIVRDIERQIAGDEQLDAIFKWSLYQAKTVIEQRQRQRGRKIYSLHADEVECIGKGKAHKPYEFGVKVSVATTLNRSKGGQFALHAAALPGNPYDGHTLATVVPDMEKMIGNEVTRILADAGYRGHNAPESHKLRVFTSGQKRRLTPAIKRQMRRRSAVEPVIGHLKSEHRMDRNYLAGEQGDAVNAVLAAAGYNFSLLLRWFRQLLCLVAALISTSQSRSIPQLNV from the coding sequence ATGGGTAAACCACGCGAACGGCGCGAAACGGGTGAACAGGATTTGTTCCGATCCCGGCTGGACCAGATCATCAACATGAAGCACGAACTGGTGCGCCTGGCGCAGGCGATCGACTGGCCTGTGTTGGAAGCCCGCTTTGGGACGGTGTATTCGGACGGAGCGGGCATGCCGCCATTGCCGACGCGGCTGATGGCGGGGCTGGCCATTCTTAAGCACACGTTCAGCCTGTCGGACGAGGCCCTGTGCGAGCGCTGGGTGGAGAACCCCTATTTCCAGTACCTGTGCGGCGAGGAGTTCTTTCGGCACGACCTATCGTTCGACCGCTCCTCGATGACGCGCTGGCGGCAGCGCATGGGCGAGGAGCGGATCGCCGCGCTCTTGCAAGAGAGCCTGGCCGTGGCTGTCAAGACAGGCGCGATGAAGCCGCAGGATACGCGGCAGGTGATCGTGGACACGACCGTTCAACCGAAGAACGTCATGTTCCCGACGGATGCCAAGCTTATTCACCGGGCGCGCGAACGGTTGGTGCGGCTGGCGAAGAAAATGGGGCTGGATCTGCGCCAGACCTATCTTCGGGTCGGTAAATTCGCCCTGATCCAATACCAACGCTACGCTCATGCGAAGCAATTCAAACGGGCCGGCAAGGCACTGCGCAAGTTGAAGACCTATCTCGGCCGGATCGTTCGCGACATCGAGCGTCAGATCGCCGGTGACGAACAACTCGACGCGATCTTCAAATGGTCGCTCTATCAGGCAAAAACGGTCATCGAGCAGCGGCAACGTCAGCGTGGCCGCAAGATCTATAGCCTGCACGCCGACGAGGTCGAGTGCATTGGCAAAGGCAAGGCGCACAAGCCTTACGAGTTCGGCGTGAAGGTGTCCGTGGCCACAACACTGAACCGTTCAAAGGGCGGGCAGTTCGCCCTGCACGCGGCGGCGCTGCCCGGCAATCCGTACGACGGCCACACGCTCGCGACCGTCGTTCCGGATATGGAAAAGATGATCGGCAACGAGGTCACCCGCATTCTGGCCGACGCTGGATACCGCGGCCACAATGCTCCCGAAAGTCACAAGCTGAGGGTCTTCACCAGCGGCCAGAAGCGCCGCCTCACGCCCGCCATCAAGCGCCAGATGCGACGACGATCGGCGGTCGAACCCGTCATTGGACACCTCAAGAGCGAACACAGAATGGACCGCAATTATCTCGCTGGCGAACAGGGGGATGCCGTCAATGCCGTTCTGGCCGCAGCCGGATACAACTTTTCCCTCCTGCTGCGATGGTTCAGGCAGCTTTTGTGTCTGGTAGCCGCACTAATCTCCACGTCCCAGAGCCGATCGATACCGCAGCTCAATGTCTGA
- the msrA gene encoding peptide-methionine (S)-S-oxide reductase MsrA — MTVERAVLAGGCFWGMQDLIRRYPGVVSTRVGYTGGEVANATYRNHGNHAEAIEIMFDPSKISYRDILEFFFQIHDPTTLNRQGNDLGASYRSAIFYDNEEQRLTAEDTIADVNASGLWPGKVVTQVVPVSAFWEAEPEHQDYLERIPNGYTCHFVRPGWKLPKRDQSAAAVG, encoded by the coding sequence ATGACTGTAGAGCGTGCGGTACTGGCGGGCGGTTGCTTTTGGGGTATGCAGGATCTCATCAGACGCTATCCCGGCGTCGTGTCAACTCGCGTGGGCTACACGGGTGGCGAGGTGGCGAATGCGACATATCGCAATCACGGCAATCATGCCGAGGCAATCGAGATCATGTTCGATCCCTCGAAGATCAGCTACCGCGACATCCTCGAATTCTTTTTCCAGATCCATGACCCGACGACGCTCAACCGGCAAGGCAACGACCTCGGCGCCAGCTACAGGTCGGCGATATTCTACGACAACGAGGAACAGCGGTTGACCGCCGAAGACACCATCGCTGACGTGAACGCGTCGGGCCTGTGGCCCGGCAAGGTCGTCACCCAGGTCGTTCCGGTGAGCGCCTTCTGGGAGGCGGAACCGGAGCACCAGGATTATCTGGAGCGCATTCCGAACGGCTACACCTGCCACTTTGTCCGACCGGGTTGGAAGTTGCCGAAGCGCGACCAAAGCGCAGCTGCCGTCGGCTAG
- the pncB gene encoding nicotinate phosphoribosyltransferase — protein MAKTDIARRVYNHTWKLDPIVRSLIDTDFYKLLMLQMIWKLYPDVNATFTLINRTKRVLLAEEIDEGELREQLDHARSLRLSKKEMIWLAGNSFYGRAQIFEPEFLAWLSHFQLPEYELSKRDGQYGLDFHGSWKETTMWEIPALAIVNELRSRSAMKALGPFTLDVLYARAKARMWEKVERLRELPGLRISDFGTRRRHSFLWQRWCVEALKEGIGPAFTGTSNVLLAMDSDLEAVGTNAHELPMVAAALAATDKELLNAPYKVLRDWNKLYGGNLLIVLPDAFGTAAFLRDAPEWVADWTGFRPDSAPPIEGGEKIIEWWKKMGRDPRQKLLIFSDGLDVDAIIDTYKHFEGKVRMSFGWGTNLTNDFVGCAPTEISGLNPISIVCKVIDANGRPAVKLSDNPQKATGDPAEVQRYLKFFGTEDRVDQAVLV, from the coding sequence ATGGCCAAGACCGATATCGCACGGCGCGTTTACAATCACACCTGGAAGCTCGATCCGATTGTTCGCAGCCTGATCGACACCGACTTCTACAAGCTGCTCATGTTGCAGATGATCTGGAAACTCTATCCAGACGTCAACGCGACTTTCACGCTCATCAACCGCACAAAACGGGTGCTGCTGGCCGAAGAGATCGACGAGGGCGAACTGCGCGAGCAACTCGACCATGCCCGTTCGCTCCGCCTCTCCAAGAAGGAGATGATCTGGCTCGCAGGTAACAGCTTCTACGGGCGCGCGCAGATCTTCGAGCCTGAGTTTCTCGCCTGGCTCTCTCATTTCCAGCTGCCAGAATATGAGCTGTCGAAGCGCGACGGCCAGTATGGGCTCGACTTCCACGGATCGTGGAAGGAGACGACCATGTGGGAAATCCCGGCGCTCGCCATCGTCAATGAGCTGCGGTCGCGCTCTGCGATGAAGGCGCTTGGGCCGTTCACGCTCGATGTTCTCTATGCCCGCGCGAAGGCAAGGATGTGGGAGAAGGTAGAGCGGCTGCGTGAACTGCCTGGTCTCCGCATCTCGGATTTCGGCACACGCCGCCGCCACAGCTTCCTGTGGCAGCGCTGGTGCGTCGAAGCATTGAAGGAAGGCATTGGCCCTGCCTTCACCGGCACCAGCAACGTCCTACTCGCCATGGATTCCGATCTGGAGGCCGTGGGCACGAACGCCCACGAGCTGCCGATGGTGGCCGCAGCGCTCGCCGCAACAGACAAGGAACTGCTCAATGCGCCCTACAAGGTTCTGCGGGACTGGAACAAGCTTTACGGCGGCAACCTGCTGATCGTGCTTCCGGATGCGTTCGGCACGGCCGCCTTCCTGCGCGACGCGCCTGAATGGGTCGCCGATTGGACCGGCTTCCGTCCGGATAGCGCCCCGCCGATCGAGGGCGGCGAGAAGATCATCGAGTGGTGGAAAAAGATGGGTCGCGATCCCCGCCAGAAGCTGCTCATCTTCTCGGACGGGCTCGACGTCGATGCGATCATCGACACCTACAAGCACTTCGAGGGCAAGGTGCGGATGAGCTTCGGCTGGGGCACCAACCTCACCAACGATTTCGTCGGCTGCGCGCCGACGGAGATCTCCGGGCTCAACCCGATCTCCATCGTTTGCAAGGTCATCGACGCCAATGGCCGCCCCGCCGTGAAACTGTCGGACAATCCGCAGAAGGCAACGGGCGATCCCGCAGAGGTTCAGCGCTACCTGAAGTTCTTTGGAACGGAAGATCGCGTCGATCAGGCGGTGCTCGTTTAA
- a CDS encoding 2-hydroxyacid dehydrogenase — translation MTARPPILVDLKFDPETVARILKTAFPDRGSINIADPASKDRDLTGIDYALLWKPDADLFTRAPNLKAIFSGGAGVDSFMNLPGLPDVPIVRFVDRSLTTRMSEWVVMQCLMHLRQQYQHDKDQRARIWGKLVPPEAAEITVGIMGLGVLGQDAARKLMIMGFDVIGWSRSGKKIDGVETFGAGELDEFLSRTDFLVGLLPLTPETTGFYNAKLFTKLRQGGALGKPVFINAGRGKSQVQADIVAAVQNGVLGGASLDVFAVEPLPSDDPLWGLENVFITPHDAAVSDETALFRHVEHQIARYESGEPLQFIVDRQAGY, via the coding sequence ATGACCGCAAGACCGCCCATCCTCGTCGACCTCAAGTTCGACCCTGAGACCGTTGCCCGCATCCTCAAGACGGCCTTTCCGGATCGCGGCAGCATCAATATTGCCGACCCAGCGAGCAAGGATCGTGATCTGACCGGCATTGACTATGCGCTACTCTGGAAGCCGGACGCGGATCTTTTTACACGTGCCCCGAACCTCAAGGCCATCTTCTCCGGCGGCGCCGGCGTCGACAGCTTCATGAACCTTCCAGGGTTGCCCGACGTTCCGATCGTCCGTTTCGTCGATCGGAGCCTGACGACCCGTATGAGCGAATGGGTCGTGATGCAGTGCCTCATGCACCTCAGGCAACAATACCAGCACGACAAGGACCAGCGCGCGCGCATCTGGGGCAAGCTCGTTCCGCCTGAGGCAGCCGAGATCACCGTCGGCATCATGGGACTGGGCGTGCTAGGCCAGGACGCCGCACGCAAGCTGATGATCATGGGTTTCGACGTCATCGGATGGTCGCGCAGCGGCAAGAAGATCGACGGCGTCGAGACGTTCGGCGCCGGTGAGCTCGATGAATTCCTGTCCCGAACGGATTTTCTCGTCGGCCTGCTGCCGCTGACCCCTGAGACCACCGGCTTCTACAATGCCAAGCTGTTCACAAAACTGCGGCAGGGCGGCGCGCTCGGCAAGCCGGTGTTCATCAATGCCGGCCGCGGCAAAAGCCAGGTCCAGGCCGACATTGTCGCCGCGGTTCAGAACGGCGTGCTCGGCGGCGCCTCGCTCGACGTATTCGCGGTCGAGCCGCTGCCGTCCGACGATCCGCTCTGGGGGCTGGAGAACGTGTTCATCACGCCGCACGATGCAGCCGTATCCGACGAGACCGCGCTCTTCCGGCACGTCGAGCACCAGATCGCGCGCTATGAGAGCGGCGAGCCGCTGCAATTCATTGTCGACCGACAGGCAGGCTATTGA